From the Toxotes jaculatrix isolate fToxJac2 chromosome 15, fToxJac2.pri, whole genome shotgun sequence genome, one window contains:
- the f5 gene encoding coagulation factor V yields MRLCPWAGSRCLLPVLVVLTVVLYVQSDQHQPRERHYYIAAVEIDWKYHDNDTHRFGPTYKKVVFREYEKDFRQAKTHPSWLGLLGPTLRAEEGETIVVTFRNMATEAHSIHPHGVAYGKQSEGANYFDNTSQKEKEDDVVQPNSEHVYHWEVTSDVSPQPNDPTCLTYTYISHQNVVEDYNLGLIGTLLICKPGSLDESGKQIGVHQEYVFLFGVFDEKESKNKPNGYDSDNHVKYTINGYTKGSLPDVSVCAHSSVSLHLLGMSSEPEVFSVHMNGQVLQQTGHKVSSVGLISGSTATVSMVALHEGRWLLSSHTLKHIEAGMHGFVDVKKCDGFKAPLRQMTIEQRRQSREWTYYIAAEEIMWDYAPTMHEHVDEDFKHQYLRQSSTRIGRKYKKAVYTLYKNESFTERLETKQRKNELGILGPVIRAQIRDVIKIVFKNKASRPYSIYPHGLTIAKSEEGVNYPEGGNHSHGVQPGETYTYVWRVVEEDEPLEGDSRCLTRMYHSAVDAPRDIASGLIGPILICKSQSLNVRNVQLKADKEQHAIFAVFDENKSWYLDYNVGHFCDRTKVSKTDPDFYKSNVMHTINGYAFESGPLLGFCNGEVATWHVSSIGAQDYIQTATFYGHAFELNERTEDFLSLYPMTGETITMSMDNIGVWLLASLNSHETTKGMRVKFQDVECYRDYQYEYNDYEDATVNKEFTVWKPPSWDDIKKEEEKPKPVKEKPVEVDVYTDMFAEELGLRSLKNQSMDSEAEELDLSFLDYDAIDVLDGGPNVTLNFTAIKSNNKTSIPKPNAQNETSFPNWKEVDGVNFTEVSLLNHSISENTKHTQNRSAAPIFDKMKTENTTVFNNTNDLPKNDSITTNSSSSPVVSNPKNDSVSDTKNTTIHNATALSAAGNVSTDTHTNLTATLQGTANLTVTLPGNLSSLLEPEQTNVNLTASVSPDSAEDSEERLTRGDVFSYSAPVSNSSSLHSTPEGNVSATTLPPRDDVNNTATNYVNVSADATNHSVSVPASDVGEVNINSTDRSNSTTLDLENTDNTTSDNGSLSAAAKPEYGLQMNSSEVEPNRVNSSLENVTHTLLETGLLQNGSVNSKYSDISRSNGSKSTGELSSDSRENITALFGELNHTSSSESFSNETVGSGNLSFSSDAVKNGGSEELSASESSEEVLIYLKGNNTEVIKTTSVKTQDYNWPYEGTHQMVPMEIPDHMMKYFEKETPQTTPAPKKKIKRVTLRHRPQKGEGMKTKRRKVYKPVARSGLPMSPRGFNPGMTPRGSRPSAPQPFSDEEDLINMPVVIGVPRPDFSDYELYIPGDEPDRLGFDEQDVKEDEYEYVTYKDPYSSHEDIKNLNLDETTKYYLKFSGPNVKTYFIAAEEVEWDYGGYGQRRQDKSQLNSRETTFTKVVFRRYMDSSFSTPDIRGEIDEHLGILGPLIKAEVGQSIMVVFRNNAHRPYSIHPNGVSYTKQTEGLSYEDGSKYWYKYDNEVQPNTTFTYLWKVSSMVGPTAEESHCRTWAYYSGVNPERDIHSGLIGPLLVCREGTLDLPDIREFVLLFMTFDESQSWYYEKNREIMQRKSRRRIMDPNLKDNLKFHSINGIIYNLKGLRMYTNQLVCWHLINVGSPKDFQSVHFHGQTFLHKKTTSYRQAVYPLLPGNFATLEMYPSKPGLWQLETEVGLNQHRGMQTLFLVLDNDCYRPLGLQSGSVKDNQITALNTRGYWEPHLARLNNQGKYNAWSTEQNNSWIQVDFQRPVVVSQVATQGAKQMFHSQYVVKYLISYSYDRRKWIFYKGDSKGLRKVFQGNQEAYETKKNTFFPPVIGRFIRLHPINWYNKATLRMEFYGCELDGCSVPLGIESGLIEDRRITASSTASSWYSGPWKPSLARLNRQGTINAWQAKYNDMNQWLQVELPQVKKITGIITQGAKSLGTEMYVMSYTLQHSDNGIHWNQYTDDEDLSSKTFSGNKDNNDHVKNYIYPPIFSRFIRIVPRSWMNSITMRIELLGCDFE; encoded by the exons ATGAGGCTCTGTCCCTGGGCTGGATCTCGGTGTCTCCTGCCCGTCCTGGTTGTGCTGACTGTTGTCCTCTATGTCCAGTCAGATCAGCATCAACCCAGGGAGAGACACTATTACATCGCTGCTGTCGAGATAGACTGGAAATACCatgacaatgacacacacag GTTTGGTCCCACCTATAAGAAAGTGGTCTTTCGGGAGTATGAGAAAGACTTCAGGCAGGCTAAGACTCATCCCTCCTGGTTAG GTCTCCTCGGACCCACACTGAGAGCTGAGGAGGGGGAGACGATCGTCGTCACTTTCAGGAACATGGCGACTGAAGCACATAGCATTCACCCACACGGGGTGGCTTACGGGAAACAGTCAGAGG gCGCCAACTACTTTGACAACACatcacagaaagagaaggaggacgACGTGGTGCAGCCAAACAGCGAACATGTTTACCACTGGGAGGTGACGTCAGATGTTTCTCCTCAGCCAAACGACCCCACCTGTCTCACCTACACCTACATCTCCCACCAGAATGTTGTGGAGGACTACAACTTAGGCCTCATCGGCACTTTGCTCATCTGCAAACCTG GCAGTCTGGATGAGTCGGGGAAGCAGATTGGGGTCCACCAGGAGTATGTGTTCCTCTTTGGGGTTTTTGATGAGAAGGAGAGCAAGAACAAACCAAACGGCTACGACTCAGACAACCACGTCAAATACACCATCAACGGATACACAAAGGGATCGCTGCCCG atgtcAGCGTGTGTGCTCATTCCTCCGTCAGCCTGCATCTGCTGGGTATGAGCTCAGAGCCTGAGGTATTCTCAGTGCACATGAACGGGCAGGTGCTGCAGCAGACTGGGCATAAGGTGTCATCAGTGGGGCTGATCAGTGGCTCCACCGCCACCGTAAGCATGGTGGCGCTCCATGAAGGCCGCTGGCTGCTCTCCTCGCACACACTGAAGCACATTGAAG CTGGCATGCATGGTTTCGTGGATGTGAAGAAGTGTGATGGCTTCAAAGCGCCACTGCGACAGATGACTATTGAGCAAAGAAGACAAAGCAGGGAGTGGACGTACTACATAGCAGCTGAGGAAATTATGTGGGACTATGCACCTACCATGCACGAACATGTTGATGA GGACTTCAAGCACCAGTACTTGAGGCAGTCATCAACACGCATAGGTCGGAAGTACAAGAAGGCAGTGTACACTCTGTACAAAAACGAGTCGTTCACTGAACGGCTGGAGACGAAGCAAAGGAAAAATGAGCTCGGCATCTTGGGCCCAGTGATCAGAGCACAAATCAGAGACGTTATCAAG ATTGTTTTTAAGAACAAGGCGTCCAGGCCTTACAGCATCTATCCACACGGACTGACAATTGCCAAGTCAGAGGAGGGAGTCAACTACCCAGAGGGAG gcaaccattCTCATGGTGTCCAGCCGGGTGAGACATACACTTACGTGTGGAGAGTGGTCGAAGAGGACGAGCCTTTGGAAGGAGACTCCCGGTGTCTGACGCGGATGTACCACAGCGCAGTGGACGCACCACGTGACATCGCCTCGGGACTGATAGGACCAATCCTCATCTGCAAGAGTCAGTCCCTCAATGTCAGGAACGTGCAG CTGAAAGCAGACAAGGAGCAGCACGCCATTTTTGCCGTGTTTGATGAAAACAAGAGCTGGTACCTGGATTACAACGTTGGCCACTTTTGTGATCGAACCAAAGTCAGCAAGACTGACCCGGACTTCTATAAGTCCAACGTCATGCACA CGATTAATGGTTATGCGTTTGAGAGCGGCCCGCTCTTGGGCTTCTGTAATGGCGAGGTTGCAACGTGGCATGTGTCGAGCATTGGAGCGCAGGACTACATCCAGACAGCTACCTTCTATGGCCATGCATTCGAGCTGAATGAGCGGACAGAGGACTTTCTCAGTCTCTACCCCATGACGGGAGAAACCATCACTATGAGCATGGACAACATTG GAGTCTGGCTGCTGGCTTCCCTGAACTCTCATGAGACAACCAAAGGAATGCGCGTCAAGTTTCAGGATGTTGAGTGCTACCGTGACTACCAGTATGAGTACAATGACTATGAAGACGCAACGGTCAACAAAGAGTTTACGGTGTGGAAGCCTCCGAGCTGGGATGATAtcaagaaggaagaggagaaaccaAAACCTGTAAAAGAAAAGCCTGTGGAGGTAGATGTTTACACAGATATGTTTGCAGAAGAATTAGGTCTCAGGTCTCTGAAGAACCAGTCGATGGACTCGGAGGCGGAGGAACTGGACCTCTCTTTCCTTGACTACGATGCTATTGATGTGCTTGATGGAGGTCCGAATGTCACCCTTAATTTCACAGCGATAAAGAGCAACAATAAAACCTCTATTCCAAAGCCAAATGCACAAAATGAGACATCATTTCCCAATTGGAAAGAGGTTGATGGAGTAAACTTTACTGAGGTTAGTTTGCTGAACCACAGCATCAGTGAGAATACAAAACATACGCAGAACAGAAGTGCCGCACCAATATTTGacaagatgaaaacagagaacacGACCGTCTTTAATAACACAAATGATTTACCAAAGAACGACAGTATAACTACAAATAGCAGTTCTTCTCCCGTTGTCTCAAATCCTAAGAATGATTCTGTGTCTGACACAAAGAACACAACAATTCACAATGCTACGGCATTATCAGCAGCTGGAAATGTatctacagacacacataccaATCTTACCGCCACATTACAAGGAACTGCTAATCTTACTGTAACATTACCTGGAAATTTAAGTTCCCTCTTGGAGCCTGAACAAACTAACGTAAACCTGACTGCCTCTGTGAGCCCGGACTCGGCCGAGGACTCAGAGGAAAGACTCACCAGAGGAGATGTGTTCTCTTACTCTGCTCCTGTATCCAATTCCAGCAGCCTCCACAGTACACCAGAGGGCAATGTGTCTGCTACCACTCTGCCACCAAGGGACGATGTGAATAACACAGCGACTAACTATGTTAACGTGTCTGCAGATGCAACAAACCATTCAGTGTCTGTACCAGCGTCTGATGTTGGGGAGGTTAACAtcaacagcacagacagaagcaaCTCGACCACCTTAGACTTGGagaacacagacaacacaaccaGTGACAATGGCTCTTTGAGTGCTGCAGCAAAGCCGGAGTACGGACTACAAATGAATTCCTCTGAAGTTGAGCCTAATCGAGTCAATTCCAGCCTTGAAAATGTAACACATACTTTACTTGAAACTGGGCTCTTGCAAAATGGCTCAGTGAATAGCAAATATTCAGATATATCAAGATCAAATGGATCAAAGTCAACAGGGGAGCTTAGTTCAGACAGTCGAGAGAACATCACAGCTCTTTTTGGTGAGTTGAACCACACGTCTTCCTCAGAAAGTTTCTCCAATGAGACTGTGGGTTCAGGTAACCTGTCCTTCTCCAGTGACGCAGTGAAAAATGGAGGTTCTGAGGAGCTAAGTGCCTCAGAGAGCAGTGAAGAGGTGTTAATCTACCTCAAAGGGAACAACACAGAGGTGATTAAAACCACCTCTGTTAAAACACAGGACTACAACTGGCCCTATGAGGGAACGCACCAAATGGTACCCATGGAGATTCCTGACCACATGATGAAATATTTTGAGAAAGAGACTCCTCAAACAACGCCAGCTCCGAAGAAGAAGATCAAGAGGGTGACCCTCCGACACAGGCCCCAGAAGGGCGAaggcatgaaaacaaaaaggaggaaGGTATACAAGCCTGTTGCTAGGAGTGGTTTACCAATGTCTCCTCGTGGATTTAATCCAGGCATGACCCCGCGGGGGTCACGACCCAGTGCACCACAGCCTTTCTCTGATGAGGAGGATCTCATTAACATGCCTGTGGTCATAGGGGTGCCCCGGCCTGATTTCAGTGACTATGAGCTGTATATTCCTGGGGATGAGCCAGATCGTCTAGGGTTTGATGAGCAAGATGTGAAAGaagatgaatatgaatatgttaCCTACAAAGACCCCTACAGCAGCCATGAAGACATCAAGAATCTCAACCTGGACGAGACCACCAAATACTACTTAAAATTCTCAGGCCCGAACGTAAAGACTTATTTCATCGCTGCAGAGGAGGTTGAGTGGGACTACGGCGGCTACGGACAGAG GAGGCAAGACAAGTCACAACTTAACAGCCGAGAAACTACGTTCACCAAGGTGGTTTTCCGGAGATACATGGATAGTAGCTTCAGCACACCTGACATCCGTGGAGAGATAGACGAGCATCTAGGCATCCTGGGACCTCTCATCAAGGCAGAGGTTGGACAAAGCATCATG GTGGTGTTCAGGAACAATGCACACCGGCCATACTCCATTCACCCAAATGGGGTTTCCTATACCAAGCAGACAGAAGGTCTGTCCTACGAGGATGGCTCCAAGTACTGGTATAAATATGACAACGAGGTTCAACCCAATACCACCTTCACATATTTGTGGAAGGTCAGTTCCATGGTTGGGCCAACGGCAGAAGAGTCTCACTGTCGGACTTGGGCCTACTACTCAGGTGTTAATCCT gaaAGGGACATCCACTCCGGCTTGATTGGGCCTTTGCTGGTGTGTCGAGAGGGCACCCTGGATTTACCAGACATCAGGGAGTTCGTGCTGCTTTTCATGACCTTCGATGAGTCACAGAGCTGGTACTATGAGAAGAACCGTGAGATAATGCAGAGGAAAAGCCGAAGGAGAATCATGGACCCCAATCTGAAGGACAACCTCAAGTTCCATT CCATCAATGGGATTATATACAACCTGAAGGGCCTGAGGATGTACACCAACCAGCTGGTGTGCTGGCATCTGATCAACGTGGGTTCTCCCAAAGACTTTCAGAGTGTCCACTTCCACGGCCAGACGTTCCTCCATAAGAAGACCACCAGCTACAGACAGGCTGTCTACCCACTGCTGCCTG GGAACTTTGCTACTCTGGAGATGTATCCGTCCAAACCTGGCCTGtggcagctggagacagaagTGGGTTTAAACCAACACAGGGGCATGCAGACCCTCTTCCTGGTTCTAGACAAtg ACTGCTACCGTCCACTGGGTCTACAGTCAGGCAGTGTGAAAGACAACCAGATCACTGCACTCAACACCAGAG GATACTGGGAGCCCCATCTCGCCAGACTGAACAATCAGGGTAAATACAACGCGTGGAGCACAGAGCAGAACAACAGCTGGATTcag GTGGACTTCCAGCGGCCGGTTGTGGTCAGCCAGGTGGCCACGCAGGGAGCCAAGCAGATGTTCCATTCCCAGTATGTGGTCAAGTACTTGATCTCCTACAGCTACGACCGCCGGAAGTGGATCTTCTATAAAGGAGACAGCAAGGGCCTCAGGAAG GTGTTCCAGGGGAACCAGGAAGCCtatgagacaaagaaaaacaccttcTTTCCTCCTGTGATTGGACGATTCATCAGGCTCCACCCCATCAACTGGTACAACAAGGCCACGCTTCGCATGGAGTTTTACGGCTGTGAGCTTGACG GCTGCTCGGTGCCTCTGGGCATAGAGAGCGGACTCATAGAAGACCGTCGGATCACTGCCAGCTCCACAGCCTCCAGCTGGTACTCTGGACCCTGGAAACCCTCTCTGGCACGCCTCAACAGACAGGGTACCATCAACGCATGGCAGGCAAAG TACAATGACATGAACCAGTGGCTTCAGGTGGAGCTGCCCCAGGTTAAGAAGATCACAGGTATAATAACACAGGGAGCAAAGTCTCTGGGGACAGAGATGTACGTCATGTCCTACACTCTGCAGCACAGCGACAATGGGATACACTGGAACCAGTACACAGATGATGAGGACCTCTCATCCAAG ACTTTCTCTGGAAATAAAGACAACAACGACCATGTGAAGAACTACATCTACCCTCCCATCTTCTCACGCTTCATCCGAATCGTCCCCAGAAGCTGGATGAACTCCATCACCATGAGAATAGAGCTGCTGGGCTGTGACTTTGAGTGA
- the rgcc gene encoding regulator of cell cycle RGCC isoform X2 encodes MKSPKLKPQAKFVNEEDLNDVLCEFDAVIEDFTSPVEKRHFRYDEHLKTMKRRSSASVSDSGISDSESAESLNRNSFSFSDERLNSPTVLSPATTSPPLLSPKPKLGDTKDLEDFIADLDRTLESM; translated from the exons ATGAAGTCTCCAAAGCTTAAACCTCAAG CGAAGTTCGTCAACGAGGAGGATCTGAACGACGTGCTGTGCGAGTTCGACGCGGTGATCGAAGACTTCACGTCGCCGGTGGAGAAGCGACACTTCAGGTACGACGAACACCTGAAGAccatgaagaggaggagcagcgcCAGCGTCAGCGACAGCGGCATCAGCGACTCGGAGA GTGCAGAGTCGCTCAACAGaaacagcttcagcttcagcgaCGAGCGGCTGAATTCCCCCACTGTGCTCTCACCCGCCACcacctctccccctcttctGTCACCCAAAC CCAAACTCGGCGACACTAAAGACCTGGAGGACTTCATCGCCGACCTTGACAGGACATTAGAGA GCATGTGA
- the rgcc gene encoding regulator of cell cycle RGCC isoform X1, with amino-acid sequence MKSPKLKPQAKFVNEEDLNDVLCEFDAVIEDFTSPVEKRHFRYDEHLKTMKRRSSASVSDSGISDSESAESLNRNSFSFSDERLNSPTVLSPATTSPPLLSPKPKLGDTKDLEDFIADLDRTLESKC; translated from the exons ATGAAGTCTCCAAAGCTTAAACCTCAAG CGAAGTTCGTCAACGAGGAGGATCTGAACGACGTGCTGTGCGAGTTCGACGCGGTGATCGAAGACTTCACGTCGCCGGTGGAGAAGCGACACTTCAGGTACGACGAACACCTGAAGAccatgaagaggaggagcagcgcCAGCGTCAGCGACAGCGGCATCAGCGACTCGGAGA GTGCAGAGTCGCTCAACAGaaacagcttcagcttcagcgaCGAGCGGCTGAATTCCCCCACTGTGCTCTCACCCGCCACcacctctccccctcttctGTCACCCAAAC CCAAACTCGGCGACACTAAAGACCTGGAGGACTTCATCGCCGACCTTGACAGGACATTAGAGAGTAAGTGCTAA